One genomic segment of Intestinimonas butyriciproducens includes these proteins:
- a CDS encoding TetR/AcrR family transcriptional regulator, which produces MDYAQRRKLQGKETERRILNAALDLMRDRGFDKVSIRDICKEAGITTGAFYHHFSSKEALLESGFAPLDDYMAGALAGHEGEPPDLRLWRILSAYAKFMEQSGELIGRYYQRRIAEPGTRSMDATRYTLRAMLDCFRQAEGEGLLRPEHPPEWVADFCFRHFRGVVIDWALHQYSYPLLPKMQEDYKLFATLFHT; this is translated from the coding sequence ATGGATTACGCCCAGCGGAGGAAGCTCCAGGGGAAAGAGACGGAGCGCAGGATCCTGAATGCAGCGCTGGACCTGATGCGGGACCGGGGCTTTGACAAGGTGTCCATCCGGGACATCTGCAAGGAGGCGGGAATCACTACAGGCGCCTTCTACCATCATTTTTCCTCTAAGGAGGCCCTCCTGGAGAGCGGGTTCGCCCCTCTGGACGACTATATGGCGGGGGCGCTGGCGGGACATGAGGGAGAGCCGCCGGACCTGCGGCTGTGGCGTATCCTTTCGGCTTATGCCAAATTCATGGAGCAAAGCGGAGAGCTCATCGGCCGCTATTATCAGCGGCGCATCGCCGAGCCGGGGACCAGGAGCATGGACGCCACCCGCTATACGCTCAGGGCCATGCTGGACTGTTTCCGTCAGGCGGAGGGGGAGGGCCTCCTGAGGCCGGAACATCCGCCGGAGTGGGTGGCGGATTTTTGCTTTCGTCATTTCCGGGGCGTGGTCATCGACTGGGCCCTCCACCAGTATTCTTACCCATTATTGCCCAAGATGCAGGAGGATTATAAGCTCTTCGCCACTCTCTTCCACACCTGA
- the murC gene encoding UDP-N-acetylmuramate--L-alanine ligase, translating to MDHNIHTYIAPGRRAHLVGIGGVSMSPLAEVLHGAGMVITGSDMREGPAVAHLRNLGIPVAIGHREENVGDAELIIRTAAVHDSNPEIAAARARGIPVFERAQAWGAIMKGYQNALCISGTHGKTTTTSMCTHIIMAAGLDPTVMIGGTLPLLGAGHRVGAGDTIILESCEYCNSFLSFFPTIAVILNIEADHLDFFKDLEDVESSFRAFADLVPEGGRIIANRDDENTMHTLAGETRPVTTFGLEEGDVHAAGLTWSKGLPSFDIILRGERFAHVSLRVPGLHNVKNALAAAAAAAALGVSGEAVERGLGQFGGAGRRFEYKGSFRGAEIYDDYAHHPGELKALLDAAHTLGYQRVICAFQPHTYTRTAALFDDFVEVLKQPDVALLAEIYAARETNDIGISSKDLAARIPGARYCATLPEVTAALRELARPGDLILTVGAGDIYTAGEALIGEA from the coding sequence ATGGATCACAACATCCATACCTATATCGCCCCCGGTCGCCGGGCCCATCTGGTGGGGATCGGCGGTGTGTCCATGTCTCCGCTGGCGGAGGTCCTCCACGGTGCGGGCATGGTCATCACCGGTTCCGATATGCGGGAGGGCCCCGCCGTAGCACATCTCCGGAACCTGGGGATTCCCGTGGCCATCGGCCACAGAGAGGAAAATGTGGGGGATGCGGAGCTTATCATCCGTACCGCCGCCGTCCACGACAGCAACCCTGAGATCGCGGCGGCCCGGGCGCGGGGGATACCCGTCTTTGAACGGGCTCAGGCATGGGGCGCCATTATGAAGGGATATCAAAACGCTCTGTGTATTTCCGGGACCCACGGCAAGACCACCACCACCTCCATGTGCACCCATATCATCATGGCGGCGGGACTGGACCCCACCGTGATGATCGGCGGCACCCTGCCCCTGCTGGGGGCGGGCCACAGGGTGGGCGCCGGGGACACCATCATCCTGGAATCCTGCGAGTATTGCAACTCCTTCCTCTCTTTTTTCCCCACCATTGCCGTCATCCTGAACATTGAGGCCGATCATCTGGACTTTTTCAAGGACCTGGAGGATGTGGAGAGCTCCTTCCGGGCCTTTGCCGATCTGGTGCCTGAGGGCGGGCGCATCATTGCCAACCGGGACGATGAGAACACCATGCACACCCTGGCGGGCGAGACCCGACCCGTCACCACCTTCGGCCTGGAGGAGGGCGACGTGCATGCCGCGGGCCTCACTTGGTCAAAGGGGCTGCCCAGCTTTGACATCATCCTGCGGGGGGAGCGGTTTGCCCATGTCTCCCTGCGGGTGCCCGGGCTCCATAATGTAAAGAACGCCCTGGCCGCCGCCGCCGCCGCCGCCGCCCTGGGGGTGTCCGGAGAGGCGGTGGAGCGCGGACTGGGGCAGTTCGGCGGGGCGGGGCGCCGCTTCGAGTATAAGGGGAGCTTTCGCGGCGCGGAGATCTATGACGACTACGCCCATCACCCAGGCGAGCTGAAGGCGCTGCTGGATGCCGCGCACACTCTGGGCTATCAGAGGGTAATCTGCGCCTTCCAGCCCCACACCTACACCCGCACGGCGGCGCTCTTCGATGACTTTGTAGAGGTGCTCAAGCAGCCGGACGTGGCCCTGCTGGCAGAGATCTATGCCGCCAGGGAGACCAATGACATCGGCATCTCCTCCAAGGATCTGGCGGCCCGGATCCCGGGGGCCCGCTACTGCGCCACCCTGCCGGAGGTGACGGCGGCCCTGCGGGAGCTGGCCCGGCCGGGCGACCTCATCCTCACCGTGGGGGCGGGAGACATCTACACCGCCGGGGAGGCCCTGATCGGCGAAGCGTGA
- a CDS encoding helix-turn-helix domain-containing protein gives MDSKDGEGRPYLGPALSVQTDTGEFFAISCKPVGRGVVSYPCKAREMNRAMEQGVRTVRYDPDLGLEAYHFSGIIQIFPGHFHEYYTLGFLERGLQHTICRGTDCLSEAGDLLLFAPGDVHSCRPVDGRSLDYGGLNVPEETMAGYVREITGEASLPRFREPLMRRSELTAPLRSLHRMVMEGKGAFCKEETFLLLLSQILECCAVGGSAAAEGEEARLTADLCAWLDDHCTGHVSLEELSRMAGRSKYSLIRAFTRERGITPYSYLMAARVGEAKRLLEAGTAPAEAALEAGFSDQSHLTNQFKRLIGLTPGQYAAIFRERGGGRE, from the coding sequence ATGGATTCGAAAGACGGAGAGGGCCGGCCCTATTTGGGGCCGGCCCTCTCCGTGCAGACAGACACTGGAGAATTTTTTGCAATATCCTGCAAGCCGGTGGGGCGGGGCGTGGTATCATATCCCTGCAAGGCAAGGGAGATGAACAGAGCCATGGAACAGGGCGTGCGCACAGTGCGGTATGACCCGGACCTGGGGCTGGAGGCCTATCACTTCAGCGGGATCATCCAGATCTTCCCCGGTCATTTTCACGAGTATTATACCTTGGGCTTTCTCGAGCGGGGGCTCCAGCACACGATCTGCCGGGGCACCGACTGCCTGTCGGAGGCGGGCGATCTGCTCCTCTTTGCGCCGGGGGACGTCCATTCCTGCCGTCCTGTAGACGGGCGCAGTCTGGATTACGGCGGCCTCAATGTACCGGAAGAGACAATGGCCGGGTATGTCCGGGAGATTACGGGGGAGGCGTCCTTACCCCGGTTCCGGGAACCTCTGATGCGCCGGAGCGAACTGACCGCGCCGCTGCGGTCCCTCCACCGCATGGTGATGGAGGGGAAAGGGGCGTTCTGCAAGGAGGAGACATTTCTTCTCCTGCTCTCCCAGATCCTGGAGTGCTGCGCGGTGGGAGGATCCGCAGCGGCGGAGGGGGAGGAAGCCCGGCTGACGGCGGACCTATGTGCTTGGCTGGATGATCACTGCACCGGCCATGTCTCTCTGGAGGAGCTCTCACGAATGGCGGGGCGATCCAAGTACAGCCTCATCCGGGCCTTCACCCGGGAGCGGGGCATCACCCCCTACAGCTACCTGATGGCGGCCCGGGTGGGTGAGGCCAAGCGGCTGCTGGAGGCGGGGACCGCGCCGGCGGAAGCCGCCCTGGAGGCGGGATTTTCCGACCAGAGCCATTTGACCAATCAGTTCAAGCGGCTCATTGGCCTGACGCCGGGACAGTATGCCGCCATCTTCCGGGAGAGGGGTGGGGGGCGTGAGTGA
- a CDS encoding GIY-YIG nuclease family protein: protein MSTSAERKKELTAAYKSRPTEGGICAIRNTVSGRILVLTAMDPRGQQNRFLFSASTGSCTFLPLQEDWSRCGASAFTFEILETLKKRPEQTDRAYREDLEVLAEAWKERLTAEGALLYNKK, encoded by the coding sequence ATGTCCACCAGTGCGGAACGGAAAAAGGAGCTCACCGCCGCCTACAAGTCTCGTCCCACCGAGGGCGGTATCTGTGCCATTCGGAATACCGTCTCCGGGCGGATCCTGGTGCTCACCGCGATGGATCCCAGAGGTCAGCAGAACCGCTTTCTCTTTTCCGCGTCCACCGGCTCCTGCACCTTTCTTCCCCTTCAGGAGGATTGGTCCCGCTGCGGCGCCTCCGCTTTCACCTTTGAGATCCTGGAGACCCTGAAAAAGCGCCCCGAGCAGACCGACCGCGCCTACCGGGAGGACCTGGAGGTGCTGGCCGAGGCGTGGAAAGAGCGGTTGACGGCAGAGGGTGCTCTGCTGTATAATAAAAAATAA
- a CDS encoding EamA family transporter has protein sequence MPPSSGRGVGGVSEKTSGHVCALVTILIWGTTFISTRVLLDTLTPLEILFGRFLLGYLALVMVRPRMLRPGGLRRELLFAAAGLCGVPLYFLLENLALTYTLASNVGVVVSVSPVFTALLAHLFLDGERLTARFFAGFAAAMGGICLVTFQGADLRLEPLGDMLALLAGPGVLPNLLYLGLGASALCFVTWNRAVSVLGAMRTSVYIYLVPFITVLFSALILKEPFTPKMAGGMALTLAGVLLSEGKFPGRRKEAASFGRE, from the coding sequence ATGCCGCCATCTTCCGGGAGAGGGGTGGGGGGCGTGAGTGAGAAGACGAGCGGCCACGTGTGCGCCCTGGTGACCATCCTCATCTGGGGGACCACCTTTATCTCCACCAGGGTATTGCTGGATACGCTGACCCCGTTGGAGATCCTGTTCGGCCGATTTCTCCTGGGCTACCTGGCCCTGGTGATGGTGCGGCCGCGGATGCTGCGGCCCGGGGGCCTGAGACGAGAGCTGCTGTTTGCCGCCGCGGGGCTGTGCGGCGTTCCCCTTTATTTTTTGCTGGAGAATCTGGCCCTTACCTATACCTTGGCCTCCAACGTAGGGGTAGTGGTCTCGGTGTCCCCCGTCTTTACCGCCCTGCTGGCCCATCTCTTTCTGGATGGAGAACGGCTCACGGCCCGTTTTTTTGCGGGCTTTGCCGCCGCGATGGGGGGCATCTGCCTGGTCACGTTCCAGGGGGCGGACCTGCGCCTGGAGCCGCTGGGAGATATGCTGGCATTGCTGGCGGGACCGGGCGTGCTGCCCAATCTGCTGTACCTGGGGCTGGGGGCATCCGCCCTGTGTTTTGTCACCTGGAACCGGGCGGTGAGTGTACTGGGCGCGATGAGGACCAGCGTCTATATTTATCTGGTGCCGTTCATTACGGTCCTCTTCTCGGCCCTGATCCTGAAGGAGCCCTTTACGCCCAAGATGGCGGGCGGCATGGCCCTCACGCTGGCGGGAGTACTGCTGTCCGAGGGAAAGTTCCCCGGGCGGAGAAAAGAGGCGGCCTCATTTGGAAGAGAGTGA
- a CDS encoding DUF2000 domain-containing protein produces the protein MEESEIKCVLVLDGDQAPGVQANAAVILGMTLGERHPALVGPDARDGDGGLHPGISTSPVPVLKIDADGLRALRKRLREPRFAGVFCADFSDVAQCCRSYPAYLEKAARTREEEHRYLGLCLCGKKKLVNRLTGYLPLLR, from the coding sequence TTGGAAGAGAGTGAGATCAAGTGCGTCCTGGTGCTGGATGGGGACCAGGCGCCGGGCGTTCAGGCCAATGCCGCGGTCATTCTGGGCATGACGCTGGGGGAGCGGCATCCCGCGCTGGTGGGTCCGGATGCCCGGGATGGCGACGGCGGCCTCCACCCCGGGATCAGCACCAGCCCTGTCCCGGTGCTGAAAATCGACGCCGACGGCCTGCGGGCCCTGCGGAAACGGCTGCGGGAGCCCCGGTTTGCCGGCGTTTTCTGCGCCGATTTTTCTGACGTGGCCCAGTGCTGCAGGAGCTATCCCGCCTATCTGGAGAAAGCCGCCCGGACCCGGGAGGAGGAGCACCGGTACTTGGGCCTGTGTCTGTGTGGGAAGAAGAAGCTGGTAAACAGGCTGACCGGATACCTGCCGCTGCTGCGGTGA
- the spoVAC gene encoding stage V sporulation protein AC, translated as MDMTNKEYGEYVNGKSKPSPILKNLIWAFVIGGLICTVGQGLLNLYKKAGLTAEDAGSAVSMTLIFAAALLTGLGLFDKLAKRAGAGTLVPITGFANAMVSPALEFKSEGFITGTGAKLFTVAGPVLVFGISASILYGILLVLFFRG; from the coding sequence ATGGATATGACCAATAAGGAATATGGGGAGTATGTCAACGGCAAGTCCAAACCCTCGCCCATCCTAAAAAATTTGATATGGGCGTTTGTGATCGGCGGACTGATCTGCACGGTGGGACAAGGGCTGCTGAACCTGTACAAAAAGGCGGGACTCACGGCGGAGGACGCAGGGAGCGCCGTATCGATGACCCTCATTTTCGCAGCCGCTCTGCTTACGGGACTGGGGCTCTTCGACAAGCTGGCCAAGCGGGCGGGAGCGGGCACGCTGGTGCCCATCACCGGCTTCGCCAACGCCATGGTCTCTCCGGCGCTGGAGTTCAAAAGCGAGGGGTTCATCACCGGCACCGGGGCCAAGCTGTTCACCGTGGCGGGGCCGGTCCTGGTGTTTGGGATCAGCGCGTCGATTCTCTATGGGATTCTTCTGGTCCTCTTTTTCAGAGGCTGA
- a CDS encoding tRNA nucleotidyltransferase — protein MDWNQVPTPVRVCCAALWEAGYEACPVGGCIRDTLLGRPPGDWDVASSALPETVVSLFPRTVPTGLRHGTVTVLLGDMSLEVTAFRREGDYADGRHPDAVSFGVGLREDLARRDFTVNAMALRRDGTLADPFGGQADLDAGLIRCVGNPDRRFQEDALRLLRAVRFAAQLDFTLENGTAAALHRNAGRLDLVSGERVKAELEKILLSPRPALAALPAELGMLTRFGVPAAPVDLRGLESLPPTPEVRWRRFCRVSGLDITRLPVERRIRRAVLRSEGPEPVLTGRDLYDLGLRGGEIGRVRKALEAFVLAHPEANTRRALLDRADALKEGLRPPE, from the coding sequence ATGGATTGGAATCAGGTGCCCACCCCGGTACGGGTCTGCTGCGCCGCCCTCTGGGAGGCCGGATACGAGGCCTGCCCCGTGGGCGGCTGTATTCGGGACACCCTGCTGGGGCGGCCGCCCGGGGATTGGGATGTGGCCTCCTCCGCTCTTCCGGAGACGGTAGTCTCCCTCTTCCCCCGCACCGTACCCACGGGCCTCCGCCACGGCACCGTGACCGTGCTGCTGGGAGACATGTCTTTGGAGGTCACTGCTTTCCGGCGGGAGGGCGACTATGCCGACGGGCGGCATCCGGACGCCGTGTCTTTCGGCGTGGGGCTCCGGGAGGACCTGGCCCGCCGCGACTTTACCGTGAACGCCATGGCTCTGCGCCGGGATGGGACCCTGGCAGACCCCTTCGGTGGGCAGGCAGATCTGGACGCGGGACTGATCCGCTGTGTGGGAAACCCGGACCGCCGCTTTCAGGAGGACGCGTTGCGCCTGCTGCGGGCCGTGCGCTTCGCCGCCCAGTTGGACTTCACCCTGGAGAACGGTACCGCCGCCGCCCTGCACCGAAACGCCGGTCGTCTGGACCTTGTATCCGGTGAGCGCGTCAAGGCGGAGCTGGAGAAGATCCTGCTCTCCCCCCGCCCCGCCCTGGCCGCTCTCCCCGCTGAACTGGGTATGCTCACCCGCTTCGGAGTTCCCGCCGCCCCTGTGGACCTGCGCGGCCTGGAGAGCCTTCCCCCCACGCCCGAAGTCCGCTGGCGGCGATTCTGCCGGGTCTCCGGCCTGGATATCACGCGCCTCCCCGTGGAGAGGCGCATCCGCCGCGCGGTGCTCCGCTCGGAGGGCCCCGAGCCGGTCCTCACCGGGCGTGACCTCTATGACCTGGGCCTGCGGGGCGGCGAGATCGGCAGGGTGCGCAAGGCCCTGGAGGCCTTTGTGCTGGCACACCCCGAGGCAAATACCCGGAGGGCCCTGCTGGACAGGGCAGATGCACTCAAAGAGGGCCTGAGGCCGCCGGAATGA
- a CDS encoding MATE family efflux transporter, which produces MGATTPARLTGGGDRLRILAHLAWPAIIEQILGTMVSYVDTGMVGVLGATSTAAVAINAASIWLVNGTLAGIGVGYSVQVANAIGAGDPEQARRVIRQAVLATAAAGLAVLAVFQLLASYIPVWLGAKPEVLPYAVEYLRFYSLGLPFAAAVSVFSSILRCMGDTKRPLLFNTAANLLNIVFNFFLIYETRPVSLLGRTVTIPGAGLGVAGAAIASAMALAAAGVLTFRAAFDRRREIHIEWGEDFHPDRAIIRQAVHLGVPYIAERATINLGQVAMTFVVAKLGTVALAANHIATTAEGLCYLPAYGISFAATALVGQSVGAKNREDARAYGTLAGIAGFLLCSATGLALFFLARPLAGLFTTDQAVIDQAALVLRIVSVSEPFFAAFIVLSGALRGAHDVRFPMFLALFCMWGVRVVCAPILVFVLDVGLAGVWTAMAADLIFRGVLCAFRWKSGRWVAKAGLE; this is translated from the coding sequence GTGGGAGCAACCACACCGGCAAGGCTGACGGGCGGCGGAGACCGCCTGCGTATTCTGGCCCATCTGGCCTGGCCCGCCATCATCGAGCAGATCTTGGGCACGATGGTGAGCTATGTGGACACCGGCATGGTGGGGGTCCTGGGCGCCACATCCACAGCGGCGGTGGCCATCAACGCCGCCTCCATCTGGCTGGTCAACGGCACCTTGGCCGGGATCGGCGTTGGCTATTCGGTCCAGGTGGCCAATGCCATCGGGGCGGGTGACCCGGAGCAGGCCCGCCGTGTCATCCGGCAGGCGGTGCTGGCCACTGCGGCTGCCGGTCTGGCCGTCCTGGCCGTGTTCCAGCTTTTGGCCTCCTATATCCCTGTCTGGCTGGGTGCCAAGCCGGAGGTGCTCCCTTATGCCGTGGAGTATCTGCGCTTTTACTCCCTGGGCCTTCCCTTCGCGGCCGCGGTATCTGTCTTCTCCTCCATTTTGAGGTGCATGGGAGACACCAAGCGGCCGCTGCTCTTCAACACAGCGGCCAACCTGCTCAACATCGTCTTTAACTTCTTCCTTATTTACGAGACTCGGCCCGTCTCCCTGCTGGGCCGCACTGTCACCATTCCAGGGGCCGGACTGGGCGTGGCCGGCGCCGCTATCGCCTCGGCCATGGCCCTTGCAGCCGCCGGTGTCCTCACCTTCCGCGCCGCCTTTGACCGTCGGCGGGAGATCCACATCGAATGGGGAGAGGATTTTCATCCGGACAGGGCCATCATCCGGCAGGCGGTCCACTTGGGCGTTCCTTATATCGCGGAGCGCGCCACCATCAACCTGGGCCAGGTCGCCATGACCTTTGTGGTGGCCAAGCTGGGCACAGTGGCCCTGGCCGCCAACCATATCGCCACCACTGCAGAGGGACTGTGTTATCTCCCGGCCTACGGCATCTCTTTTGCCGCCACCGCCCTGGTGGGACAGTCGGTGGGGGCCAAAAATCGGGAGGACGCCAGGGCCTATGGCACCTTGGCGGGCATTGCCGGCTTTCTCCTCTGCTCCGCCACAGGGTTGGCCCTCTTCTTCCTGGCCCGCCCTCTGGCCGGGCTCTTCACCACGGATCAGGCGGTCATCGACCAGGCCGCGCTGGTGCTGCGCATCGTGTCTGTGTCAGAACCCTTCTTTGCCGCCTTCATCGTGCTCTCCGGCGCCCTTCGCGGCGCCCACGATGTGCGCTTTCCCATGTTCCTGGCCCTCTTCTGTATGTGGGGGGTCCGGGTGGTCTGCGCCCCCATTCTGGTCTTTGTACTGGATGTGGGCCTGGCGGGCGTCTGGACCGCCATGGCGGCCGATCTCATCTTCCGCGGCGTGCTGTGCGCCTTTCGCTGGAAAAGTGGGCGCTGGGTGGCCAAGGCCGGGCTGGAGTAA
- a CDS encoding DegV family protein, whose protein sequence is MEMITPMAPRKIALLTDSTADLTTQVAEENHIHVVPLRIRCADGEYSDGVDIHAADIYTRLRAGELPKTSLPAGEDITAAFDRIRDEGYDGVIAVMLSGGLSGTYNMTRLLAEERRDLEIKVYDSVSGSLGIGVTMLQLAEDLRAGASWRELTHKRVPQLIKNTFPFFSVDTLEYLQRGGRIGKVTAMAGTMLQIKPLITFAADGQLQSIAKVRGRKQVMDKLIDLVVKACGNHKKYNLAVANGGAPEEMAVLKEKLKAALPYYDHIWDGELDGTLSVYIGDGVLGTCVQVLD, encoded by the coding sequence ATGGAGATGATCACCCCTATGGCGCCTCGTAAAATTGCCCTGCTCACCGATTCCACCGCCGATCTGACGACTCAGGTCGCGGAGGAGAACCACATCCACGTCGTTCCCCTGCGGATCCGCTGTGCCGACGGCGAATATTCCGACGGCGTGGATATCCATGCCGCCGATATCTATACCCGGCTCCGGGCGGGCGAGCTGCCCAAGACCTCCCTTCCCGCGGGGGAGGACATCACGGCGGCCTTTGACCGCATCCGGGACGAGGGCTATGACGGCGTCATCGCCGTCATGCTCTCAGGGGGCCTCTCCGGCACCTATAATATGACACGCCTGCTGGCGGAGGAGCGCCGGGACCTTGAGATCAAGGTCTACGACTCGGTGAGCGGTTCTCTGGGCATCGGCGTCACCATGCTCCAGTTGGCGGAGGATCTCCGTGCGGGCGCCTCCTGGCGGGAGCTCACCCACAAGCGGGTGCCTCAGCTCATCAAGAACACCTTCCCCTTCTTCTCCGTGGACACGCTGGAATATCTTCAGCGGGGCGGCCGCATCGGCAAAGTGACCGCCATGGCGGGAACCATGCTCCAGATCAAACCCCTCATCACCTTTGCCGCCGACGGACAGCTTCAGTCCATCGCCAAGGTGCGCGGGCGGAAACAGGTCATGGACAAGCTCATCGATCTGGTGGTGAAGGCCTGCGGGAATCACAAAAAGTACAATCTGGCCGTGGCCAACGGGGGAGCCCCGGAGGAGATGGCCGTCCTCAAGGAAAAGCTGAAGGCGGCCCTCCCTTATTACGACCATATCTGGGACGGTGAACTGGACGGCACCTTGAGCGTCTACATCGGCGACGGGGTCCTCGGCACCTGCGTGCAGGTCCTGGATTAG
- a CDS encoding DUF6530 family protein, translating into MKIPTALRHKPVIVAEDYEHVDGRNAYQTDTKGLSLGLAQWNDRGKVDISAKVWRYTGEKWSRQSEELPLHRVLDLAILTCRSLLYFREEAYRYPKGYDEAHPVIDRVGLQGDAMTVAVCTENDHISEDVRLFREALSRDGELLGERMRLLAGLLKEMGY; encoded by the coding sequence ATGAAGATCCCCACCGCACTCAGGCACAAACCGGTCATCGTAGCTGAGGACTATGAGCACGTTGACGGTCGGAACGCCTATCAAACCGACACTAAGGGCCTCTCTCTGGGCCTTGCACAATGGAACGACCGGGGCAAAGTGGACATTTCCGCCAAAGTCTGGCGCTATACCGGCGAAAAGTGGTCCCGGCAGTCGGAGGAGCTCCCTCTCCACCGGGTCCTGGACCTGGCCATCCTCACCTGTCGCTCCCTGCTCTATTTCCGGGAGGAGGCCTACCGCTACCCAAAGGGCTACGACGAGGCCCACCCGGTCATCGACCGGGTGGGCCTCCAGGGGGATGCCATGACGGTGGCGGTCTGCACGGAAAACGACCATATCAGTGAGGATGTCCGCCTCTTTCGGGAGGCTCTGAGCCGGGACGGAGAGCTTCTGGGGGAGCGGATGCGGCTCCTTGCCGGTCTTTTGAAGGAGATGGGCTACTGA
- a CDS encoding NAD(P)/FAD-dependent oxidoreductase — MLYDIVIAGAGPAGLTAALYARRAGHSVLVLEGGVPGGQAVTTPHVENWPGTLSISGPDFAMGLYQQCTELGAEIQFAAVTGFEDRGDRKTVRAGEQIFEGRTFILANGVRRRKLEVPGEERLGGRGVSYCATCDGSFFKGKDVAVVGGGNTAVEDAIYLASICPTVWLIHRRDSFTAQQYLLDNLASKPNVKPLMGHRVLEIQGDKQVESLRLSGPENQRILHVAGVFAAVGLIPDNAMFSPPLELNEYGYVKAGEDCATNVPGVFVAGDSRSKELRQLVTAAADGAMAASKAGQYLGAR, encoded by the coding sequence ATGCTGTACGATATCGTCATCGCGGGCGCGGGTCCGGCCGGACTGACCGCCGCGCTCTATGCCCGGCGGGCGGGCCATTCCGTGCTGGTACTGGAGGGCGGGGTCCCCGGGGGCCAGGCCGTCACCACCCCCCACGTGGAAAACTGGCCCGGCACCCTGTCCATCTCGGGGCCCGACTTTGCCATGGGGCTCTACCAGCAGTGCACCGAGCTGGGGGCGGAGATCCAGTTTGCCGCCGTCACCGGCTTTGAGGACCGGGGGGACAGAAAGACGGTCCGGGCGGGAGAGCAGATCTTTGAGGGCCGCACCTTCATTCTGGCCAACGGCGTCCGCCGGCGGAAACTGGAGGTGCCCGGGGAGGAGCGCCTGGGCGGCAGGGGTGTGAGCTACTGCGCCACTTGTGACGGCAGCTTTTTCAAGGGGAAAGACGTGGCTGTGGTCGGCGGGGGCAATACCGCCGTGGAGGACGCCATCTATCTCGCCTCCATCTGCCCCACCGTTTGGCTCATCCACCGCCGGGACAGCTTCACCGCCCAGCAGTATCTGCTGGACAATCTGGCCTCCAAGCCGAACGTCAAGCCCCTCATGGGACACCGGGTGCTGGAGATTCAGGGCGACAAGCAGGTGGAGAGTCTGCGCCTGAGCGGGCCGGAGAACCAGCGCATCCTCCATGTGGCTGGGGTATTCGCTGCGGTCGGACTCATCCCGGACAACGCCATGTTTTCTCCCCCTCTGGAGCTCAACGAGTATGGTTATGTAAAGGCGGGGGAGGACTGCGCCACCAATGTGCCCGGCGTTTTTGTGGCGGGGGACAGCCGGTCCAAGGAGTTGCGGCAGTTGGTCACCGCTGCGGCCGACGGTGCCATGGCCGCCAGTAAGGCGGGGCAGTATCTCGGAGCCCGGTAA